DNA sequence from the Prochlorothrix hollandica PCC 9006 = CALU 1027 genome:
AGATCAGTTCCCCTCCGCCCACGGTTTTGAGCGCACCTTTACCCTCCTCTCTGGGGCCGCTTTCCACTTTAGCCGTGATGGCTGGACCCCCCGCAAGCCGATCGCCCCCTATGCGATCGATGGAGAGGAGCTACCCGATAATGACCCCCGCTTCCCTGACGACTTCTACTCCACCCGGACTTATACCGACAAAATGTTGGAGTTTATCAAGGAAGAGCAGGACGAAGACCAGCCCTTCTTTGCCTACCTCGCCTACACAGCCCCCCACGCTCCCCTCCAAGCTCCCGAAGACTATATCGACAAGTACCTAGAGGCTGAACTGTACGAAAAGGGCTGGGATGCCCTGCGGGAAGAGCGCTTTGAGCGCATGAAGTCCATGGGTATGTTCCCGGACTACATTGAAATGTCGCCGCGCTGGGATCATGTCAAAGCTTGGGAAAGCCTGACAGAGGAGGAAAAGCGCAAAGAAGTCCGGCGGATGGCCGTCTATGCGGGCATGATCGACTACTTGGATGAGAGCATCGGTCGGTTTGTTCAGGAACTCAAGGACATGGATGAGTATGACAACACCATCTTTGTCTTCTTCTCCGATAATGGGGCCGACGGCGAAATCCAGGACCAAAATGGCAACCCAGCCTATGAAAAGTGGCTCGGTGGCCTTGGCATTGATCTCAACGATATTGATGCCATTGGCACACCTCAGTCCTTTATCACCTACATTGCCGGTTGGGCGCAGGTGTCTGCGACCCCCCACTGGGGATCCAAGGCTAGCCAGTCTGAGGGGGGGATTCGCGGTCCCTTCTTTGTGACCTACCCCGGCAAGGTGCAGGCGGGCCGGACCGATGCCTTTGCCTCGGTGCTAGACATTGCCCCAACCATTCTGGAGTATACCGGGGTTGAGCATCCCGGCGATTCCTATAAGGGTCGCCCCATTGCGGGCCTGCGGGGTAAGTCCATGGCCCATCTGTTGGCGGGTCATGCGGATCGCCTCTATGGGGACGACGAACCCGTCTTCTTTGAACTGTTTGGCACCATGAACCGGGCCGTCTTTATGGGTGACTGGAAAGCCCTCCGCCTCGGCGATGCTCCCTGGGGGGGCGATCTCCGCACGGATAACCCCGATGTGCCCTGGAAGCTGTTTAACCTGGCGGTTGATCCGACGGAACAGGTGAACATGGCGGATCTTTATCCCCGGCAGTTGGAAACCATGGTTGAAGCCTATAAAGACTATGAGTCTGATGTGGGCATTATCTATGCCCCCGGCTTCGAGCCTCACTAAATCTGGAAGTATAGACCAGGGCAATAGGCCATCTGGTCAGCCCTGGTGATTAGGTCTAGGGCTAGGAGATCAGTGTTTTCTAGCCAACTGCCCATTGACCCAGCTCTAGATTAGTCTAGGACTGGGGAAGCCCTTGGAAACTCTAGGTCGTTGGATCTAGTCCAGGGGTTAGGACGGTTCCGGGGGCGGGGCGGGGTGGGGTGGCACCCAACATCCCAGCTTTGCCTCTCCCCCTGCGATCGCTGCCGGTAGTGTCGTCTAGGGATTCTCTTTTGGGGACACGCTTTGGATTCTCTGGAACGAGGGGAGACTATACTAATCTAACCCTCCCCTCTGCGGCCACCATCGGCATCAGACAACTGCATCGGACAACCATGACAGGACAAGTATGATCAAAAAATTCGCCAAGTATTTTGCTGGAACCCTAGCGTTGCTAGCGGCTCTGGCTTTTGCCCTCAATGCCGGACAAGCCCAAAGCGCTGAGCACATCGCCATGACCGACGATGGTTATGTCATGGTGCCCATGGATAAGGATCACTGGGAGATTCAACCCCAAGCCCAACGGGATCCCAATGCACCCCAAGCCCAGGTAGCTTTTGCCGCCGATGGGGATGTGCCCCTGGACTACGATAAAAACCCAGCCATCCCCAGTAGCAGTCCTGCGGGCACCTATTATGGTGAAAAGAATGCGGCCTGGGTTCGGGGCGCTACGGCCTATATCAAAGGTCTGGATGACTTTTCTGACGGCATCATTGAGTATGACGTTTTGCTCCAGCGACCAGAAGCTGGGTTTATTGGCTTAGTGGTTCGAGCCATTGATGATGGCAACCATGAGCGGTTCTTCATGCGTCCTCACCACAACACCGACAGTTGGGATGATTCCATCCAATACACTCCGGTGTATAACCAACTGCAAAGCTGGCAGTTGTACACTGGGGAACTTTACAACAGCTTCTTCCGCTACACCTACGAAGATTGGATTCATTGCAAACTTGTGCTGTCTGGCAATAGCGCCGAGTGGTTCATTCGTGACATGACCAAGCCGGCCCAGTATGCGCCCGACCTGAAGCGGGACACCCCCGCTGGTAAAATCGGTCTCTATGCCCTCAACCCCGATCGTCTCGGCGGTCTGTTTGCCAACGTCAAATACAAGAAGATGGACAAGCCCCCCCTCATGAATGATGGGGTTGAACTGCCCACTGCACCTCCCGGCAACATTAATACTTGGGAGCGTTCTGAACCCTTTGATGAAGCTTGGTTGAAGAACAAAATCATGATCATGCCTGCCGATGAGAGCATGTTCACCTGGACTGAGTTTGCTGCCGATCGCTTGGGCATTTTTGCCATCCACAAGCTCTTCACTCCCGTTAAGGAGAAGAACTCGGTGTTCATCAAGAAGGAAATCATGTCCGACCGTGACCAAGTTAAGATTCTGCAATTTGGTTATAGCGATCGGGCCAATGTCTTCCTCAATGGGGCACTGCAATATATCGGTGACAATACCTACCGCTCCCGCAACCGGGCCTTCTTGGGCACCGCTGGTTACTACGACCAAGTGGCCTTGGATTTGAAGAAGGGCAAAAATGATTTGCGCATTGCCGTCAGTGCTGAAGCCCTCTTTACCGCAAGCTGGGGTGGTATGGCGAAGTTTGCTGACACCACTGGTATCAGCTTTGATGAATAAGTCGCTCTGAAGAGAACCTTGAGAACGAAAACGGGAATCCTCTAGGAATCATCCTCTAGGAATCAAAATGGGTGGCCCTGTGGGTCACCCATCCCCTTTGGTTTGATGCTGGTTTGATGCTGGTTTGACCCTGGTTTGACCCTGATCATGTTTGATGCTGATTAGGTTTGATCCCGATCAGTAAGGTCGTCTCTCCAGGCTATTTAAAACGCCTGAAAGCCGTTGCAAGACGTTTCAAGACTTTTTAAATAGAGTGGATCCCTCCGAACGTACCAGCACCAGGGAGAAACTCCATTTTCTTCGTCCCTGCTTCAGGGGAACAAGAGGAAATGCTGCCCCTAACCCCTCCCAGGGCGGGGCAGTGTTTTGTTAAAGGATCCCGGATATTTCCTCCATCAATGGTTATCATTTAGGGTTTGCAACCGCAGGGGAACCCTCGGTCTCCCCTAACGTTCAACCCCTTTCACCCTGTAGAATCCCAGAGCCTAGAAAGTTATGACGATATACGGCCTTACCCCAGAAGAGCGCGAAACCTACGATCGCAAAGGCTTTATTTACCGATCGCTGCCCCCCAGCTTTGACATGGACGCAGTGCGCCATGGACTGTTCAATGAACTAGCCTGGGCAAACTTTGCTAAAAACAACTCCCTCGCTCGGCTTTATGTAACCCGCAATCGCCATTTTGATCTCAAGGCCATCGCTGGACTCTGCCAAGAACGGACCATTTTGGATCCGTCAGAAGATTTTCTGGGACCCAACCTCTTGACCTGGCGCACCCATGTTTTCTTTGGGCCTGCCTCCTATGGCATTGACTGGCACCGAGATATGTACTGGGGCTTGCTCTCTGATCCCTACAAACAAGTTACCGTCCACATCGCCATCACCCCCTCCACCGAAGACAACTGCCTCTGTATGCTCCCCGGTAGCCATAAAATGACCTGCGAGGAAGTAGAAGCGGCGTTTAATGTGCGCAAGGATCGGGATAACCACGAGCAAGCTCCCATGTATTTAGCGCGGGATGATAGCCCGGTGCAGGGTGCGGAGAAGGTATTGCTGAAAACCGGAGATTTCATCATTTTCCACCCCAATATTGTCCACACCTCCAAAAACTTGGATATGGCGGCGGCGGAACTGAAGGGGAAACCTCGGGAAGGGTTTCTGGAATCCTATAAAACCATGCTCAATAAAACCAATTTCCTCACCTCGGTGGCTTCGGGTTCCGTCACCCCACCCCCCTGGCTCCGGGTTGCCATGGCCATCCGCATCATTCCCCCGGAGGTGGAGGTACAACTGGAAGCCATGGCCCGCACCAAGGGCCGCGATCGCTGCTCTTTGCTCCAGGGCAGCAACGAACCCCCAGTCAATGAACTCTTGCCCATGATGACCCCTTAGAGATCTGGCAAATCTAGCCGTGACCCTCCGCTCAGCGGGGGGTCACCCTGTTTTTGTGGACAAATCTTGTTTTCCCTACCCCTCAGAGAGCCTGTGACCCCATCGTCCTTAACCCCCTCCGCCCTCAGTCCAGCCCCCGAAGACTTTAAGCTCAGGACCCTAGCCCAGGATGCGGGGGTGGCCCTAGTCATTCAAATTCTGGGGATTATTCTGCTCTATGTGGTGCAGGTGACCCTAGCCCAGTGGATGGGGGGGGTGCAGTATGGCATTTATCAATATGTGATTTCTTGGTCGGCTCTGTTGGGGCTACCGGCGGGCTTAGGCTTCCCCCGCGCGGTGTTGCGACTGTTTGCGGAGTATCGCGTCAAACAGGACTGGGGCCGCTTACGGGGCATCGCCCGCAGTAGTTGGTGGCTGACGGTGGGGGCAAGTCTGGGGTTGGCGGCGATCGCCGCTGTCCTGGTGCTAGTGATTAACTACTCCCACCCCTTTGCCTATGCAGTGCCCTTGTTAATGGGCTTGGGGCTGATTCCCCTCCAGGCATTGCTGCAACTGCAACTGTCCACGGCGCGGGCCATGAAGGATGTGACCCTGGCCTATGCCCCGTCCCGGATCCTCTGGCCCGTGGTCACCCTTTGCGGCGGCTATGGGCTGCTGGCCCAGATGGGGCAGGTGACAGGGATCAGTATGGTGGCCATCTCCACCCTGGCCCTGACCCTAGTCTTGGGCTTTCAGCTTGGGCTGATGTTCCAGCGCTTCAATGACCAGGTGGAACCGGCCCCAGCCATCTATATGAACCGGGTTTGGCTGGGGATTTCTGTGGTTTTGTTGATTCAGCAAGCCTTTGCCACGATTCTGAACCAAACCGATGTGATTATGGTGGGGTCCTTTGTGGGTCCAGAGGCGGCAGGGATTTACAGCGCCTCGGTGAAAACGGGTCTTTGGGTCAGTTTTGTGTTGCAAACGGTGAATATGGTGGCGGCTCCGGCCTTTGCCACCCTCTACGCCCAAAAGGATATGGCGGGTCTCCAGCGGGTGGTGTCCCAGGTGACCCTCTGGATTTTCTGGCCGTCCATGGCGATCGCTGCCATTCTCCTCATCTGGACGGAGCCGATTCTAGGGATTTTCGGGCCGAGTTTTGTGGCGGCGAACTGGTGGCTCAAGGTCTTGGTGGTGGGGCAGTTGGTCAACGCCCTCTGTGGCTCCGTGGGCAGTGTAGTGATCATGACGGGCTACCAAAACCAGTCAGCCCATATTTTTGGCTATTCGGCACTGCTGAATGTGGGTCTCAATTTCCTGGCAATTCCCACCCTGGGGGCAGTGGGGGCGGCGATCGCCACCAGCATTACGGTGGTGATTTGGAACCTGTGGCTCAGTCAGTTGGTGGTGCGGGAAGTGGGCATCCACTGTTCCATTTTCTATGCCCTCCGCCATCGCCGGGATGGGGATGATGGGGCGGCGTTGGAGGGGGCTACCATTGGGCCTGGGGTAACCGAGTCCGTAGCCGCTGAGTCCATAGCAACTGAAGCTAGTGCAACTGAAGCTGTAGCAACTGAGGCTAGTGCAACCGAGGCTAGTGCAACCGAGGCTAGTGCAACCGAGGCTAGTGCAACCGAAGCTAGTGCAACCGAGCCTAGTGCAACCGAAGCTAGTGCAACCGAGCCTAGTGCAACCGAGCCTAGTGCATCGACGATCGTCCCCGATGTCCCCGACTCCCCAGCGACTGCAACCGAGACCCCTCCTGCTGATGCCAACCCTTCAGATCCTGATGCCTAAGTACACCAGGGCGTAAGTTTAACCACCATTCAAGATTCCAGCCCCGTTCGTAGTGCTCAATTTATGGAGCAGCCTGTCCCGCTGATCGCGTCAACCTGAGACCGTAAGCTGCTAAGGACTGCAGTCCTGACTACGAACTAGGGTCGTGATCCCAGTCTACGGATCAAGAATCGGAGGTAGCAGAGATTGCCTCCTGAGATTCCTCCGCCATAGCCTGGGTCTGACCTTTGGAACCGCCCGTCAGCAGGGACACACCCACGAAGGCCACTAAGCCCACCAAGGGACTGATCAGGGTGGGAAAACCATCAAAATCAGCGGTGAGCAGGGGATTCTCTAGGTACAGCAGCGTGTTATCTGCCCCAAACATGGTGGGCATCAGCACAAAGAACCCCAACCGCGTTAAGGTACCGACGATAATACAAGCCAAGGCTCCCTCTGCTGTGGATTTGCTCCAGTACAGTCCCCCCACTAAGGGGATTAACAGTCCTGCAAAGCCCAAATCAAAGGCTAGCAATAGTAAAATCCCGGTTTGGGGCACTAACACCGCAAAAATAACTCCCATCACCGTAATCACCACGGCCATGGTGCGGGTCAGGGCCAAGAGACGACTGCCGGAGGTCGTGTAATTATCGTGGCGAATTCCCATGATGTTGTGGGCGATGACTGACGAGGTGCCCAAGATAGCACCATCAGCGGTGGAGAGGGAGGCGGACAGAATCGCCATAATCACCAGCAGACCTAAGGCCGGGGGAGCTACCCCGTTGATCAAGGAAAACAGAAGGGGCGTATCGGCATCGATCGCCACCCCCGCCGTTGCCAAAATTTGGGGAGCAGCCAAGGCCATCATCGAAAAAGGAACACCAATGATCACCGTGCCCGCAGAACTAATAAAACAGGCTTTTTGAGCTGTTTCTGGACTATCAGCAGCAAAAACGCGAGCCATGAAGTCAATGGCTACAATATCCCCCAACCCTAAGGCGAGGAGGGTGGCCCAGTTAATGGCGGCTCCAGCGGCGGGATCGGTCAGTTGTTCCAGATCAAAGGGTCCCATGCCGGGGGGAATGGTGAAGTCGAAATTGAAGGCCAGAAAACCGAGGAGGGCCAGGGTCCCGATGAGGGCGATCGCCACCTGAATCGCATCGGTGTAGGCCACGGCAAATAACCCCCCACTGGCGGTATAGATCACCACCACCAAGGCAATTAAAATAACCCCCAAGGTATAGGTGGTGCCTAAGAAAGACTGGAATAAAAAGCCTCCCGCCACTAAATTACCCGCTAGCAAAAAGGAAAAACTCAGCACCATAATCACCGAGGCAATCCATTCTGTGGTGCGGTTATATTTGACTCGATAAAAATCTGGCAGGGTAATCAGACCCAGGCGGTTCATCGGTTTGGCAAAAAACAAGGCCGTTAAGAACAAACAGAGGGCTAGACCCAAGGGCAGGGAAGCCCCCGCCCAAAATCCAAAAGCCGCCGCCAGATCCATATTGCCCAGGGTGGCGTTGGAGTCTACGGACTGGGCCATGAGGGTGGCTGCTGCCAAGGGCAAGACCAAGCCCCGCCCTGCCACCAGGTAATTGACACTATCCCCCTTAATCTGCTTGGCAGCCCAGAGTCCAATGGCCAAGGTAGCGATGAGGAAGAGAATAATTCCCCAAAAGAAGATCTGATTTTCCATTATTTTAAGAGGTTCGATCGAAGCGGTTATTCCATGGGAATTGACAGGGCAGTGGTGCCGTGCCAACCTACAGCGATCGCAGTAAATCTCGGTTGATGACAGCCCTAGAGACGATTAAATGGGATCGTCACGAATCGATTGCCAGAAACCCCTACGCTAGTTAGATCACCTGCCCCAAAACCCTAGGGACAAGCCCAGGTTAGACCGGTCTAGGGGGATGGGTTCGGTGTCGGTTGAGGGGGAAAATTTATCTGCGATCGTAGCCAATCGAACCATAAATCCAAGCCCGCCCCTGTCTTCGCTGATACCGGTATTAAGGTTACCTGGGGATTTATTTGCCGCACATTGGCTTCCAGGGTGGCGAAATCCCAGTCTAAATGGGGGGCTAAGTCGATTTTTGTCACTAATAAACAATCCGCTTCTTGGAACATGAGGGGATATTTCAGGGGTTTATCTTCCCCTTCGGTGACACTGAGGAGGGCCACTTTGGCATGTTCCCCCACTTCAAATTCAGCGGGACAGACTAAATTGCCCACATTTTCCACCAGCACCACGTCAAAGCTGTGGGGATCATAGTCTTGGCTCAGGCGATAGAGACCACCGGAGACCATTTTGGAGTCTAAATGACAGGATCGCCCCGTATTAATGGCGATGACGGGTACGTTGTAGCGCCGCAGGCGATCGGCATCCAACTCGGTGGTCATATCCCCTTCAATGACTGCCATCTTAAATTCGCTGGCCAATGCCTTGAGGGTTTGCTCCAGCAGGGCCGTTTTTCCGGCTCCTGGGCTACTCATGAGGTTCAGGCAGCGGATGCCCCACTGATCCAATTGGCTGCGATTGTCGTCGGCTCCGGCTTGGTTGGCATGGAGCAGGTTAATGCCGAGGGCGGCTTGAACGGTTTGGTGCATGGGTGGCTCAGGCTAGGGGGGGCAGATGGGGAATAATCAGGGGAAATCTGGTTTTGACAATGGTTTTGGCGATTCTTACCCAGGGGTTGCTGAAGACGATGGCTGAGGGACTGACAAAGCAGACCAGAACCCCACACCATCGGCAGGGTCAGAAAACCTGACCCCTACATCAACCAACACCAGGTAGGGGCGGGGTTTCCCCGCCCAATGCAGAATCGTTTATCAGTCAAGCAGCGATGGTTAGTTAGGCTGATTCCGCAGAATATTCAATGCGATCGATCTTCAATTCTCGACCGGAGCGAATCTCCTCCATGGGACTTTGACAGGTGGGGCAGGCGTAATTCAAGCCCATGTTGGGCCGATATTCAGCCTGACAGCGGTGGCAGAAGGCAATTAAGGGGGTTTCCTCAATGGCTAAGCGCACCCCCTCTAAAAATGTGTTTTGGGTTTGGGCCGCAAAGGTGAATTCCAGGCTAGCGGGTTCGACACAGGTGAACTGCCCCACAACCAAGTGAATGGCGGCGATCGTGGGGACGGTTGGTTGTTGATCCCGCCACTCTTGCACCGTCAGGATCAACGCCTTGGTCATGTCTGTTTCGTGCATGGTTCATCTTATGCAGGGTTCATGTTGTGCAGATGCTGGCCTGACAGATCTTGTGAAACCGTTGGAATTTCGTTACGAGTTTGGGTCGCTTCAGGGACTTGTGTCAGTCAGTCAGGGGCAAGGGGCAAGGGGGCGCATGTCAGGGTTGGGGGGGTGCATCGTAGGGGCGAAGCATGGGCGGCAAAACTTGGGGCGATCACCCAGAGAATACCTGCGCCCATGCTTCGCCCGTACCCAAAATGGGGGCTTTGTCAGTCAACCAACCTGGAGACTGGCCCTGGCCGATCGCCGTCGCATTACCCCCACGGTTGATCCACCACTTGGGATTCGGGGTGAATGTAGCTGGGTTTTTGCGATCGGGGTAACTGCCCCGACAACACCAAATGGGCCATAGTGTCGCAAATGACCCGGGTCGCCATCAGGGAAGTCATGTCACTAATGTCATAGGGGGGCGACACCTCCACCACTTCCATGCCACAGACCGGAGTTTCTCGGATAATGCGCTTCAGCAAATAGAGGGCTTCCCGTGGTAGTAATCCCCCCGGTTCTGGCCAACCGGTGCCTGGGACAAAGCCCGCATCAATACAATCAATGTCGAAACTAATCCAAACGCAATCGGTGCCGTCGGTGGCCCGCTCAATGGCAAAATCCGCTGCCGCATCCAATCCCATTTCCGTAATATCGGTCACGGTCAGAATGTTGCTAGCCCGCTCCCGGCAAACCTTGACCCCTTGGCGGGGCACTTGCCAGCCCCCAATGCCCAGTTGCACCAGGTTTTTGGCCGGCGCATTTTTAATATTGGTGGCATGGAACCAGGGGCAGGTGTGCATCCGTTCGTCTAGGTCGGTTTCCTGGGTGTCTACATGGCGATCGAAGTGAATAATGCCCACTTTCTTGTCGCCTAAATGCTGACAGATCCCCCGCACCGTGGGAAAGCCAATGGAATGATCCCCCCCCAACAGAATGGGAAACGCCCCGGACGCAAACACATGGGCCACCCCTTTGGAAATCTGATCAAACGACTTTTCATTATTGGCGGGAATGGTGAAAATATCCCCCACATCACAGAGGCGAATTTGTTCCCGCAGATCGATGCCCATTTCAAAGTTGTAGGGGGTATAGAGGGCGGAAATGCGGCGAATTCCCTGGGGACCAAACCGGGTGCCAGGGCGGTAGGTGGTGCCGGAGTCGTGGGGAACCCCGACGATCGCCACATCATAATTCCCCACTTCCCGTACATCTTCCAGATAGGGAGCCTTCATAAAGGTGTTGATTCCCGCATAATGGGGCAATTCTCCCCTAGAAAAGGTGGGAATACTGCGATCGCGAATACTTGCGGCTCCTTCTAGGCCATAGGCGAGTCCTTGGTCTACTTCCTGTTGCCAGCCTGTCAGGGGTAGATGTTGCTCTAACTGCAAGGCCCGTTGGGCTTCGCTGTCCTGCTGCGGGGGTTGAAAGGTAGATTCAGTCATGGAATACTCCGATCTGTTTTCATCCGATCTGTTCCCTGTAGTCTATGGGATTGCACCCGGTAAACTCCAGCATCTGCCTTTGGCTCATGGGGATCCCTGGAGAGGTTGAATCCTAAGGGTAGACTGCGGCTTAACTATCCCTCAGACTGGCCATGGACTCAACCCTCGCCGAGGGATCCGGCCAACCATTTAGACTCATCCCCCTGACTGACTGACACATCTGTGAAAGATAGTGACAGCCTTGGTTAGAGG
Encoded proteins:
- the hypA gene encoding hydrogenase maturation nickel metallochaperone HypA; amino-acid sequence: MHETDMTKALILTVQEWRDQQPTVPTIAAIHLVVGQFTCVEPASLEFTFAAQTQNTFLEGVRLAIEETPLIAFCHRCQAEYRPNMGLNYACPTCQSPMEEIRSGRELKIDRIEYSAESA
- a CDS encoding phytanoyl-CoA dioxygenase family protein; the encoded protein is MTIYGLTPEERETYDRKGFIYRSLPPSFDMDAVRHGLFNELAWANFAKNNSLARLYVTRNRHFDLKAIAGLCQERTILDPSEDFLGPNLLTWRTHVFFGPASYGIDWHRDMYWGLLSDPYKQVTVHIAITPSTEDNCLCMLPGSHKMTCEEVEAAFNVRKDRDNHEQAPMYLARDDSPVQGAEKVLLKTGDFIIFHPNIVHTSKNLDMAAAELKGKPREGFLESYKTMLNKTNFLTSVASGSVTPPPWLRVAMAIRIIPPEVEVQLEAMARTKGRDRCSLLQGSNEPPVNELLPMMTP
- a CDS encoding sodium:solute symporter family protein, with protein sequence MENQIFFWGIILFLIATLAIGLWAAKQIKGDSVNYLVAGRGLVLPLAAATLMAQSVDSNATLGNMDLAAAFGFWAGASLPLGLALCLFLTALFFAKPMNRLGLITLPDFYRVKYNRTTEWIASVIMVLSFSFLLAGNLVAGGFLFQSFLGTTYTLGVILIALVVVIYTASGGLFAVAYTDAIQVAIALIGTLALLGFLAFNFDFTIPPGMGPFDLEQLTDPAAGAAINWATLLALGLGDIVAIDFMARVFAADSPETAQKACFISSAGTVIIGVPFSMMALAAPQILATAGVAIDADTPLLFSLINGVAPPALGLLVIMAILSASLSTADGAILGTSSVIAHNIMGIRHDNYTTSGSRLLALTRTMAVVITVMGVIFAVLVPQTGILLLLAFDLGFAGLLIPLVGGLYWSKSTAEGALACIIVGTLTRLGFFVLMPTMFGADNTLLYLENPLLTADFDGFPTLISPLVGLVAFVGVSLLTGGSKGQTQAMAEESQEAISATSDS
- the hypB gene encoding hydrogenase nickel incorporation protein HypB, with protein sequence MHQTVQAALGINLLHANQAGADDNRSQLDQWGIRCLNLMSSPGAGKTALLEQTLKALASEFKMAVIEGDMTTELDADRLRRYNVPVIAINTGRSCHLDSKMVSGGLYRLSQDYDPHSFDVVLVENVGNLVCPAEFEVGEHAKVALLSVTEGEDKPLKYPLMFQEADCLLVTKIDLAPHLDWDFATLEANVRQINPQVTLIPVSAKTGAGLDLWFDWLRSQINFPPQPTPNPSP
- a CDS encoding oligosaccharide flippase family protein; the protein is MTPSSLTPSALSPAPEDFKLRTLAQDAGVALVIQILGIILLYVVQVTLAQWMGGVQYGIYQYVISWSALLGLPAGLGFPRAVLRLFAEYRVKQDWGRLRGIARSSWWLTVGASLGLAAIAAVLVLVINYSHPFAYAVPLLMGLGLIPLQALLQLQLSTARAMKDVTLAYAPSRILWPVVTLCGGYGLLAQMGQVTGISMVAISTLALTLVLGFQLGLMFQRFNDQVEPAPAIYMNRVWLGISVVLLIQQAFATILNQTDVIMVGSFVGPEAAGIYSASVKTGLWVSFVLQTVNMVAAPAFATLYAQKDMAGLQRVVSQVTLWIFWPSMAIAAILLIWTEPILGIFGPSFVAANWWLKVLVVGQLVNALCGSVGSVVIMTGYQNQSAHIFGYSALLNVGLNFLAIPTLGAVGAAIATSITVVIWNLWLSQLVVREVGIHCSIFYALRHRRDGDDGAALEGATIGPGVTESVAAESIATEASATEAVATEASATEASATEASATEASATEASATEPSATEASATEPSATEPSASTIVPDVPDSPATATETPPADANPSDPDA
- a CDS encoding arylsulfatase; this encodes MKTQTRKAAKMAIFAAGATTFGVVGLSAAESGAEDRTKQGRRGDDRPNVVMIVADDMGYSDIGSFGSEISTPNLDALASQGMVFDNFRTGPTCSPSRSMFLTGTDNHLAGMGTMDYAITDNQRGQPGYEAYLSDRVVTFAQLLQDEGYNTYMAGKWHLGEHSEDQFPSAHGFERTFTLLSGAAFHFSRDGWTPRKPIAPYAIDGEELPDNDPRFPDDFYSTRTYTDKMLEFIKEEQDEDQPFFAYLAYTAPHAPLQAPEDYIDKYLEAELYEKGWDALREERFERMKSMGMFPDYIEMSPRWDHVKAWESLTEEEKRKEVRRMAVYAGMIDYLDESIGRFVQELKDMDEYDNTIFVFFSDNGADGEIQDQNGNPAYEKWLGGLGIDLNDIDAIGTPQSFITYIAGWAQVSATPHWGSKASQSEGGIRGPFFVTYPGKVQAGRTDAFASVLDIAPTILEYTGVEHPGDSYKGRPIAGLRGKSMAHLLAGHADRLYGDDEPVFFELFGTMNRAVFMGDWKALRLGDAPWGGDLRTDNPDVPWKLFNLAVDPTEQVNMADLYPRQLETMVEAYKDYESDVGIIYAPGFEPH
- a CDS encoding agmatinase family protein, which codes for MTESTFQPPQQDSEAQRALQLEQHLPLTGWQQEVDQGLAYGLEGAASIRDRSIPTFSRGELPHYAGINTFMKAPYLEDVREVGNYDVAIVGVPHDSGTTYRPGTRFGPQGIRRISALYTPYNFEMGIDLREQIRLCDVGDIFTIPANNEKSFDQISKGVAHVFASGAFPILLGGDHSIGFPTVRGICQHLGDKKVGIIHFDRHVDTQETDLDERMHTCPWFHATNIKNAPAKNLVQLGIGGWQVPRQGVKVCRERASNILTVTDITEMGLDAAADFAIERATDGTDCVWISFDIDCIDAGFVPGTGWPEPGGLLPREALYLLKRIIRETPVCGMEVVEVSPPYDISDMTSLMATRVICDTMAHLVLSGQLPRSQKPSYIHPESQVVDQPWG